A stretch of the Enterobacter mori genome encodes the following:
- a CDS encoding fumarylacetoacetate hydrolase family protein, which yields MKLASFLYQGKRSYGIVQADGVIDLGRRLGDRYGDLKALLQGNGLAQATRYLNDAVDVPLSAITFLPVIVQPEKILCVGMNYADKRKEFDQHNPAPTLFVRFPDSQTGHNEPVLKPRHSSEFDYEGELAVIIGKGGENISRDDALRHVAGYSCYMDGSARDWQHTWFTAGKNWRQTGAFGPWMATADEIPDPHQLAIRTWLNGRMVQEDNTSSMIHKVAELIEYISTFTRLSPGDVIITGSPGGVGKKRNPPLFMKEGDRIEVEIEHIGHLSNVIVEAPAVGLAAAH from the coding sequence ATGAAACTCGCAAGCTTTTTATACCAGGGAAAACGCAGCTACGGCATCGTCCAGGCCGACGGCGTGATTGATTTAGGCCGCCGTCTCGGCGACCGCTACGGCGACCTCAAGGCGCTGCTGCAGGGCAACGGGCTGGCGCAGGCCACCCGCTACCTGAACGACGCCGTGGACGTGCCGCTGAGCGCCATCACCTTCTTACCGGTGATCGTGCAGCCGGAAAAGATCCTCTGCGTGGGCATGAACTACGCCGACAAGCGCAAGGAGTTTGACCAGCATAACCCGGCCCCGACGCTGTTTGTCCGCTTCCCTGATTCACAGACCGGCCACAACGAGCCGGTGCTGAAGCCGCGCCACTCCAGCGAATTCGACTACGAAGGCGAGCTGGCGGTGATCATCGGCAAAGGCGGGGAGAACATCAGCCGCGACGACGCGCTGCGCCACGTGGCGGGCTACAGCTGCTACATGGACGGCTCCGCCCGCGACTGGCAGCACACCTGGTTTACCGCCGGTAAAAACTGGCGTCAGACCGGGGCGTTTGGGCCGTGGATGGCGACGGCGGATGAGATCCCGGACCCGCACCAATTGGCGATCCGCACCTGGCTGAACGGCCGCATGGTGCAGGAAGACAACACCAGCAGCATGATCCACAAGGTTGCGGAGCTGATCGAGTACATCAGCACCTTCACCCGCTTAAGTCCGGGCGACGTGATCATCACCGGATCCCCGGGCGGGGTGGGTAAAAAGCGTAATCCGCCGCTGTTTATGAAAGAGGGCGATCGCATTGAGGTGGAGATCGAGCATATCGGTCATCTGAGCAACGTGATCGTGGAAGCGCCAGCCGTCGGGCTTGCGGCAGCACATTAA